TTTGAGAGCGATTTTGTCGCGAAGACTGAGCAAAACCGCAGGCGTAGTTGTTCTACGGCGAGGTTTTGCGATTGATGAGCGGCAAAAGCGGGCCAAAAGCCGGATGCGAGAACGAAGGTTCTATTTACGGACAAGCCCTAAATCCGGCGCTGCATAGAAGGAAACTCCAGAGATGATCAGAAGAATGCTTCAGGGGAAGATACATCGCGCCACCGTCACCGGGGCGGACCTCCACTACGAGGGGTCGATCTCCATCGACACCGCCCTGATGGAAGGCGCCGGAATCCTCCCCTACGAGCAGGTGCAGATTTACAACGTGACCAGCGGCCACCGCTTCGCCACCTACGCCATCGAGGGCGAGCGCGGCAGCGGCGTCATCTGCGTCAATGGCGCGGCGGCCCACAAGGCCTCGAAGGGCGACATAATCATCATCGCCTCCTACGTCTCGATGGAAGACGCGGAGGCCCGGAAATGGAAGCCCAACCTCGTCTACGTAGACGGCCGGAACAAAAGAAGCGGCCTCGCGGCGGCATGAGGCTGCTTCGCGCCCCCCTCGTCTTCACCGGTTTTTCTCCGCTGATTGAAAACGGGGGGGTGCTCCTCGGCGACGACGGCAGGATAGCGTCGGTGGGGGCTGCGAAGGACCTTTTAAAAGACGCTCCCGGCGCACCCGTCGAGGATTTCCCCGATTCTATCCTCCTTCCCCCCCTCGTGAACTGCCACGCCCACCTCGAACTGGCGGCGCTGCCCAAAATCCGGGATGACGTTGAC
This bacterium DNA region includes the following protein-coding sequences:
- a CDS encoding aspartate 1-decarboxylase, which translates into the protein MIRRMLQGKIHRATVTGADLHYEGSISIDTALMEGAGILPYEQVQIYNVTSGHRFATYAIEGERGSGVICVNGAAAHKASKGDIIIIASYVSMEDAEARKWKPNLVYVDGRNKRSGLAAA